In Flavobacterium sp. N3904, one DNA window encodes the following:
- a CDS encoding porin family protein encodes MKKITTTIILMFCSIIYSQNKINVFTGVNYSYFTDGIAQQILAEESFGLHIGASYEIPFNEKIAFRPAIVFDQVGDRTQTDYNYYSNEIDQLDLKLTYLNIPMNFKFWNKIYLIAGPQIGFLINKESTNGSAQIVDSDIDFGFNLGTGFTVNRLFFEFGIYQGFTSIGKYQYSATGSTKDLHNGYGQFTIGYNIK; translated from the coding sequence ATGAAAAAAATTACTACTACAATTATTCTAATGTTTTGCTCAATTATTTACTCCCAAAATAAAATAAATGTTTTCACTGGAGTAAATTATTCCTATTTTACAGATGGTATTGCACAACAGATTCTTGCAGAAGAATCCTTCGGTTTGCATATTGGTGCCTCTTACGAGATTCCGTTCAATGAAAAAATAGCATTTCGACCGGCAATTGTTTTTGACCAAGTAGGAGACCGTACACAGACCGACTACAATTATTACAGTAACGAAATTGATCAATTAGATTTAAAACTTACGTACCTAAACATTCCAATGAACTTTAAATTTTGGAACAAAATATACCTTATAGCCGGCCCACAAATTGGTTTTCTGATAAATAAAGAGTCGACTAATGGAAGTGCACAAATTGTTGATTCAGATATCGATTTTGGCTTTAATTTAGGAACAGGATTTACTGTAAATCGATTATTTTTCGAATTTGGAATATATCAAGGCTTTACTTCAATAGGTAAATATCAATATTCTGCAACTGGAAGCACAAAAGACCTTCACAATGGTTATGGTCAATTTACAATTGGATATAATATCAAATAA
- a CDS encoding TerB family tellurite resistance protein produces the protein MDTHIKKINLLSEMIAFSVVDGRLHEREYQFVWIVAQELGISKKEFKDLFHQELPAGVIKSEFERIQQFYRLALLMHIDGVLHQKEEEAIRQIAINMGLNPGATNRILKLMKASPSAMIPAEVLLNHFQEQLN, from the coding sequence ATGGACACACACATAAAAAAAATCAATTTATTGTCGGAGATGATTGCATTCTCGGTTGTTGATGGGAGATTGCATGAAAGAGAATACCAATTTGTTTGGATTGTTGCCCAAGAGTTAGGCATCAGCAAAAAAGAATTTAAGGATTTGTTTCATCAGGAATTGCCCGCTGGTGTTATAAAATCGGAATTTGAAAGGATACAGCAGTTTTATCGTTTAGCATTGTTGATGCATATTGATGGTGTTTTGCATCAGAAAGAGGAAGAGGCCATACGTCAAATTGCCATCAATATGGGGCTGAATCCGGGGGCTACCAACCGTATTTTGAAATTGATGAAAGCGTCTCCAAGTGCCATGATTCCGGCAGAGGTGTTGTTGAATCATTTTCAGGAGCAGCTGAATTAA
- a CDS encoding alpha/beta hydrolase, whose amino-acid sequence MKLIYFIPLLLLLHKTSAQESTASKQVSTFTIEAPQLKTSRKIWLYLPKNYETTTKKYPVIYMHDAQNLFDAKTSFAGEWNVDEKLDSLNAQVIVVGIENGGEKRLEELTPYKNEKYGGGNADKYLEFIVNTLKPEIDKKYRTKTNAKNTTIMGSSLGGLTSFYAVIKYPKVFGKAGVFSPAFWINRKDINEYMASSKKVTAKIYFLCGDSEGDDDDMVNDLNHMEVLLNKNRCYCLNLNKKVIVKGGHHNEKLWRDGFVDAIIWLGH is encoded by the coding sequence TTGAAATTAATTTACTTCATTCCGCTACTCTTATTGCTGCACAAAACCAGTGCACAGGAGAGCACGGCTTCCAAACAGGTTTCTACTTTTACCATCGAAGCCCCTCAACTGAAAACAAGCCGAAAAATTTGGTTGTACTTACCCAAAAACTACGAGACTACAACCAAAAAATACCCAGTCATTTACATGCACGACGCACAAAATTTATTTGATGCCAAAACTTCTTTTGCAGGCGAATGGAATGTAGACGAAAAATTAGACAGCCTCAATGCACAAGTAATTGTGGTAGGGATAGAAAACGGCGGCGAAAAACGATTGGAAGAGTTAACACCCTACAAAAATGAAAAATACGGTGGAGGCAACGCCGATAAGTACTTAGAATTTATCGTAAATACGTTAAAACCCGAAATCGACAAAAAATACCGAACAAAAACCAATGCCAAAAACACCACCATTATGGGAAGTTCTTTGGGCGGTTTGACTTCTTTTTATGCCGTTATAAAATATCCAAAAGTTTTTGGTAAAGCCGGCGTATTCTCCCCCGCCTTTTGGATCAATCGAAAAGACATCAACGAATATATGGCAAGCAGCAAGAAAGTAACAGCCAAAATTTACTTTCTCTGTGGCGACTCAGAAGGCGATGACGACGACATGGTAAACGACCTCAACCACATGGAAGTGTTACTGAATAAAAACCGCTGCTATTGCTTGAATCTAAACAAAAAAGTAATTGTAAAAGGCGGGCATCACAATGAAAAATTGTGGAGAGATGGTTTTGTAGATGCCATTATTTGGTTAGGGCATTAA
- a CDS encoding thioredoxin-like domain-containing protein has translation MKKIILSFVLFFGLMFVHAQTGHEIKINLQHCKDTVAYLAFYQFDKLYVSDTCKKVVNGNIVFKGKKNLDKGVYFLLSQEKGNYFDFIVDEQSQKQQITSDKTNLLENLKAVNSNQNKNFFDYIRFVSAKNKEFDNFKKAIKEQKKPDSVALLTKEFKVLNATIQEKDLSTIAQNKGNYLAEIINLKTEKTAKDIPNVSNGRPDSIFAYKYYKKHFWDGVNFQDDAMLRNPFFANKIKQYFNTVVVQHPDSICVEIDRMMSKTKQGTKMNMLLLAYFTSTYEIPKIMGMDKVFVYMVDNYFKTGKANGVYDDSVIKLIINRGNVLAPLQLGKTAPDLYMIDIPTHDKIAKMGFDTAKTSEEITKIYYDNKSEIEKYYVTLSNIKADYLILIFWDVDCGHCQKEVPKILDLYHDLLKENKDVKVFGVYTQNDFDKYKKYIIDNKIDWINVYDGVHINNLKDKYDVVTTPVIYILDRNKVIKAKGIGSEAIKSIITQMEKEYSKK, from the coding sequence ATGAAGAAAATTATACTGAGTTTCGTTCTCTTTTTTGGTTTAATGTTCGTGCATGCTCAAACGGGTCATGAAATCAAAATTAATTTGCAGCATTGTAAAGATACCGTTGCTTATCTGGCTTTTTATCAGTTTGACAAATTGTACGTTTCAGACACCTGCAAGAAAGTGGTGAACGGAAATATTGTTTTCAAAGGGAAGAAGAATTTAGACAAAGGTGTTTACTTTTTATTGAGTCAGGAAAAAGGGAATTATTTTGATTTTATTGTAGACGAACAGTCCCAAAAGCAACAAATCACTTCGGATAAAACCAATTTACTGGAGAATTTAAAAGCGGTCAATTCCAATCAAAACAAGAATTTCTTCGATTATATACGCTTTGTCAGTGCCAAAAACAAAGAATTCGACAACTTCAAAAAGGCGATAAAAGAGCAGAAAAAGCCTGATTCCGTAGCGCTTTTAACCAAAGAATTTAAAGTTCTGAACGCCACGATTCAGGAAAAGGACTTGAGTACTATTGCTCAAAACAAAGGAAATTACCTTGCTGAAATAATCAATTTGAAGACAGAGAAAACAGCCAAGGATATACCGAATGTTTCTAATGGGAGACCCGACAGTATTTTTGCCTACAAATATTATAAAAAACATTTTTGGGATGGTGTCAATTTTCAGGATGATGCTATGTTGCGCAATCCGTTTTTTGCCAATAAAATAAAACAATATTTCAATACCGTTGTGGTGCAACATCCGGATTCTATTTGTGTAGAGATTGATCGAATGATGAGCAAAACCAAGCAAGGTACCAAGATGAATATGCTTTTGTTGGCCTATTTTACCTCTACATATGAGATTCCGAAAATCATGGGAATGGACAAAGTGTTTGTCTATATGGTTGATAATTATTTTAAAACTGGAAAAGCCAACGGAGTTTATGACGATAGCGTGATCAAACTCATTATAAACCGCGGCAATGTTCTGGCTCCATTGCAACTCGGGAAAACGGCTCCCGATCTTTATATGATTGACATTCCCACTCATGATAAAATTGCGAAAATGGGTTTTGATACCGCCAAAACTAGCGAAGAAATCACCAAAATCTATTACGACAATAAGTCGGAAATCGAAAAATATTATGTGACACTATCGAATATAAAAGCTGATTATTTGATTCTAATTTTTTGGGATGTCGATTGTGGCCATTGCCAAAAAGAAGTGCCAAAAATCCTTGATCTTTACCATGATTTACTGAAAGAAAACAAAGATGTGAAAGTTTTTGGGGTGTACACACAAAATGATTTTGACAAATACAAAAAGTACATTATTGACAATAAAATCGATTGGATCAATGTTTATGATGGCGTCCATATCAACAATCTCAAAGATAAATACGATGTGGTGACCACGCCAGTGATTTATATTCTGGACAGAAACAAAGTCATCAAGGCCAAAGGAATTGGTTCTGAGGCGATAAAAAGCATTATCACACAAATGGAAAAAGAGTATTCTAAAAAGTAG
- a CDS encoding DUF1456 family protein, translating to MTNNDIFKKLRVALMLRDDQIVEILELVDFRITKSELGAFFRDEKHENYMECGDQVLRNFLNGLVIHLRGTKENPKNPNDVLAKHKAQIPAKESDSKRAEFKPKAKDEERARGDQAPGKSNAAKKPSKKQFPKGNDKIQVVEKVKYNFGKNKKS from the coding sequence ATGACAAATAACGATATATTCAAAAAACTTCGGGTAGCCTTGATGTTGCGCGATGATCAAATAGTAGAAATTCTAGAATTAGTAGATTTTAGAATTACAAAATCAGAATTGGGTGCTTTTTTCCGTGATGAAAAACACGAAAACTATATGGAATGCGGCGATCAGGTATTGCGCAATTTCCTAAACGGATTGGTAATTCATTTGAGAGGAACGAAAGAAAATCCTAAAAACCCAAATGACGTTTTGGCTAAGCACAAAGCGCAGATTCCGGCAAAAGAAAGCGACTCAAAAAGAGCAGAATTCAAGCCAAAAGCAAAAGATGAAGAAAGAGCAAGAGGTGATCAAGCTCCCGGAAAATCGAATGCAGCCAAAAAACCATCAAAAAAACAATTCCCAAAAGGAAATGACAAAATACAGGTTGTAGAAAAAGTCAAATACAATTTTGGTAAAAACAAAAAATCCTAA
- a CDS encoding NAD(P)H-binding protein, translating to MKTALIIGSTGLIGSQLLQLLLESDQYSRVITFVKRDSGIQHPKLKQHIIDFDNPESYRDLVEGDDFFCTIGTTINKAGSKEVFRKVDFEYPEQFAKIATQNKIKQFLIISSLGADAASSNFYLKTKGEIENLLKTLALEQISILRPSLLLGNRTEFRLGEKIGAFFMKAFSFMFVGNLRKYKPIESATVAKALFAIAQQNNKGFTIYESDSIQEIGKQ from the coding sequence TTGAAAACAGCTTTAATTATAGGCAGCACAGGCCTTATTGGTTCGCAATTACTGCAGCTTCTTTTGGAGAGTGACCAATATTCTCGGGTTATCACTTTCGTGAAAAGAGACTCCGGTATTCAACATCCTAAATTAAAGCAACACATTATTGATTTTGACAATCCAGAAAGTTATCGTGATTTGGTTGAAGGAGATGATTTCTTTTGCACCATCGGCACAACCATAAACAAAGCCGGAAGCAAAGAAGTTTTCAGGAAAGTAGATTTTGAATATCCTGAACAATTTGCAAAAATAGCGACCCAAAATAAAATCAAACAATTCCTTATCATTTCTTCCCTCGGTGCCGACGCTGCATCCTCTAATTTTTATTTGAAAACAAAAGGCGAAATTGAAAATTTACTCAAAACCTTAGCATTAGAACAAATAAGCATTTTGAGACCTTCCCTCCTTTTGGGCAATAGAACCGAATTTAGATTAGGAGAAAAAATAGGTGCTTTTTTTATGAAAGCATTCTCATTTATGTTTGTTGGAAATTTAAGAAAATACAAACCTATAGAAAGTGCAACGGTTGCCAAGGCTCTTTTTGCAATAGCACAACAAAACAACAAAGGATTTACAATTTATGAATCGGACTCGATTCAAGAAATTGGAAAGCAATAA
- a CDS encoding protein adenylyltransferase SelO, whose protein sequence is MKLHIQNNFTAELPADPSEINIPRQVQEACFSYVEPKKPSNPSLIHASVEVACFLGLSEDDIHSEDFLNTFSGNVIYPGTKPYAMPYAGHQFGNWAGQLGDGRAINLTEVLHNNASYTLQLKGAGPTPYSRTADGFAVLRSSIREHLCAEAMHYLGVPTTRSLSLILSGDKVLRDVMYNGNPAYEKGAIVSRVAPSFIRFGNFELFASRKDHDTLQLLTNYTIKHHFPDIKSEGVEKYLDFFQTVTQTTLDMIVNWQRVGFVHGVMNTDNMSIHGITIDYGPYGWLEDYNPDWTPNTTDNQHKRYRFGNQPDIALWNLYQLANALYPLINDAKPLETILNAFSTDYQKKYLNMMRNKLGLKINKDEDPVLIENLTELLQLIETDMTIFFRNLSDVQKEDALEIALDRIKEAFYNENDGSESVLNNWHNWLQQYIDRINQETITDGERKQFMNGVNPKYVLRNYMAQLCIDAADKGDYSLLNELFELLKKPYDEQPESQKWFAKRPDWARDKVGCSMLSCSS, encoded by the coding sequence ATGAAACTTCATATCCAAAATAATTTTACTGCCGAATTGCCTGCTGATCCAAGTGAAATTAATATTCCGAGACAGGTACAAGAAGCTTGTTTCTCTTATGTAGAACCAAAAAAGCCTTCAAATCCGTCTTTAATTCACGCTTCGGTTGAGGTGGCTTGTTTTTTAGGGTTATCAGAAGATGATATTCATTCAGAAGATTTTTTGAACACTTTTTCTGGTAATGTCATTTATCCCGGAACCAAACCGTATGCTATGCCTTATGCAGGGCATCAATTTGGGAATTGGGCCGGGCAATTAGGTGACGGACGTGCCATTAATTTGACTGAAGTGCTTCATAATAATGCTTCGTACACTTTACAATTAAAAGGCGCTGGACCTACGCCGTATTCCCGAACAGCCGATGGTTTTGCGGTTTTGCGTTCATCCATACGGGAACATTTGTGTGCCGAAGCCATGCATTATTTGGGAGTTCCGACAACACGTTCGCTTTCGCTAATACTTTCTGGAGATAAAGTATTAAGAGATGTAATGTATAATGGAAATCCCGCTTATGAAAAAGGAGCTATTGTAAGTAGAGTGGCACCTTCGTTCATCCGTTTTGGAAATTTTGAATTGTTTGCTTCCAGAAAAGATCATGATACACTGCAATTATTAACGAATTATACCATCAAACATCATTTTCCGGATATTAAAAGTGAAGGTGTTGAAAAATATCTAGACTTTTTTCAAACGGTAACTCAGACTACTCTTGATATGATTGTGAATTGGCAGCGAGTAGGTTTTGTTCACGGTGTTATGAATACCGATAATATGTCGATTCACGGCATTACTATTGATTATGGTCCTTACGGATGGCTGGAAGATTACAATCCCGATTGGACTCCCAATACAACCGACAATCAGCATAAAAGATACCGATTTGGCAATCAGCCCGATATTGCTTTGTGGAATTTGTACCAACTGGCCAATGCTTTGTATCCCCTGATTAATGATGCCAAACCGCTTGAGACTATTTTAAATGCTTTTAGTACTGATTATCAAAAGAAGTATTTGAATATGATGCGAAATAAACTTGGTCTCAAAATAAATAAGGACGAAGATCCAGTTTTGATCGAAAATCTTACCGAACTGCTTCAGTTGATAGAAACGGATATGACTATTTTCTTTAGAAATCTAAGTGATGTTCAAAAAGAAGATGCTTTAGAAATTGCTTTGGATAGAATTAAAGAAGCTTTCTATAATGAAAATGATGGTAGTGAATCTGTTTTGAATAACTGGCATAATTGGTTGCAACAATATATTGACCGAATCAATCAAGAGACAATTACGGACGGCGAAAGAAAACAATTTATGAATGGTGTAAATCCCAAATATGTATTGCGTAATTATATGGCGCAACTTTGTATTGATGCTGCCGATAAAGGTGATTATTCTTTGCTGAATGAACTGTTTGAATTGCTCAAAAAACCTTATGATGAACAACCTGAAAGCCAAAAATGGTTTGCCAAAAGACCCGATTGGGCAAGAGACAAAGTAGGATGTTCTATGTTAAGCTGTAGTTCTTAA
- a CDS encoding geranylgeranyl reductase family protein, with protein sequence MKSFDVAIIGSGPAGASAAFELSKSGISAVIIEKETLPRYKTCGGGIVFRGLKMMPFDISSVVEKKFYSIDTYFSKKYPCITTRREKPIVSMVMRDVFDNLIVEKAKDNGVTLLQNHKVLDITFGEIQTIHTTEGDVTAKFIIAADGALSPIAKIAGWKETRTLIPALEYEVEVPAADFERLSQNARFDIDAIPYGYGWCFPKNNHLSIGVAVVIKTNKKINLKQYYTDYLDTLGITEILNDQAHGFVIPVSPRTDFFVQKNVFLTGDAAGLADPLVAEGISNSILSGVQAAEAIIESNLNPEKAAALYIEKLEATILLEIEKARVLANHFYHKKSFRNIILKKYGQYAAEALTDLFMGERTYPKDYLKSISRKIKEAVF encoded by the coding sequence ATGAAATCATTCGACGTAGCGATCATTGGCAGTGGTCCCGCAGGTGCTTCAGCGGCATTTGAATTATCCAAATCAGGAATTTCAGCTGTAATTATTGAAAAAGAAACCCTGCCAAGGTATAAAACTTGTGGAGGCGGTATAGTTTTTAGAGGTCTAAAAATGATGCCCTTTGATATTTCATCTGTAGTTGAAAAAAAGTTCTATTCAATAGATACTTATTTTTCAAAAAAATATCCCTGTATTACCACCAGAAGAGAAAAACCTATCGTTAGCATGGTGATGCGTGATGTTTTTGATAATTTAATCGTTGAAAAAGCCAAAGATAATGGTGTTACTTTACTGCAAAATCATAAAGTTTTGGATATTACATTTGGAGAAATTCAAACGATTCACACAACTGAAGGAGATGTTACCGCTAAATTTATTATAGCTGCAGATGGTGCTTTAAGCCCGATAGCAAAAATAGCTGGTTGGAAAGAAACGAGAACACTAATTCCAGCATTGGAATATGAAGTTGAAGTTCCAGCGGCAGATTTTGAGCGATTGTCTCAAAATGCCCGTTTTGACATTGATGCCATTCCTTACGGATATGGATGGTGTTTCCCTAAAAATAATCATCTTTCGATTGGGGTTGCAGTTGTTATAAAAACCAATAAAAAGATCAATCTTAAACAATATTATACAGACTATTTAGATACACTAGGAATTACTGAAATTCTCAATGACCAAGCTCACGGTTTCGTAATTCCAGTATCTCCAAGAACGGATTTTTTTGTTCAAAAAAATGTTTTTCTAACAGGAGACGCTGCGGGTTTGGCAGATCCATTAGTAGCCGAAGGAATTTCTAATTCCATTTTGAGTGGTGTGCAAGCTGCTGAAGCAATTATCGAAAGTAATTTAAATCCCGAAAAAGCAGCCGCTTTATATATTGAAAAATTAGAAGCGACAATTTTGCTTGAAATCGAAAAAGCAAGAGTGTTGGCAAACCATTTCTATCATAAAAAAAGCTTTAGAAATATTATTTTAAAAAAGTACGGTCAATATGCGGCCGAAGCATTGACAGACTTGTTTATGGGAGAAAGAACGTATCCTAAAGATTACCTTAAAAGTATCAGCAGAAAAATTAAAGAGGCTGTTTTTTAA
- the sucC gene encoding ADP-forming succinate--CoA ligase subunit beta: MNIHEYQGKEILASYGVRIQRGIVANSPVEAVAAAKQLTAETGTSWYVVKAQIHAGGRGKGGGVKLAKGIDKVEGIAEEIIGMQLITPQTSAEGKKVHKVLIAEDVYYPGESETSEFYVSVLLNRATGRNMIMYSTEGGMDIEEVAEHTPHLIFTEEIDPSVGLQGFQARRIAFNLGLSGNAFKEMVKFIDSLYNAYIGSDASMFEINPVLKTSDDKILAVDAKVNIDDNALYRQKKYADMRDVREENPIEVEAKEVGLNYVDLDGTVGCMVNGAGLAMATMDLIKYAGFEPANFLDVGGTADAKRVETAFRIILKDPNVKAILINIFGGIVRCDRVAQGVVDAYKNMGDAIKVPIIVRLQGTNAAIAKELIDNSGMPILSAVEFQEAADQVKAALS; the protein is encoded by the coding sequence ATGAACATACACGAATATCAAGGAAAAGAAATTTTAGCTAGCTATGGAGTTCGCATTCAACGCGGAATTGTAGCCAATAGTCCAGTAGAAGCTGTAGCTGCTGCAAAACAATTAACTGCCGAAACTGGTACAAGTTGGTATGTTGTAAAAGCTCAAATTCACGCAGGTGGTCGTGGAAAAGGCGGTGGAGTAAAGCTTGCCAAAGGAATAGACAAAGTAGAAGGAATTGCAGAAGAAATAATCGGAATGCAATTAATTACACCTCAAACTTCTGCTGAAGGTAAAAAAGTACACAAAGTTTTAATTGCTGAGGATGTTTATTATCCTGGTGAAAGTGAAACTTCTGAGTTTTATGTTTCTGTTCTTTTGAATAGAGCAACAGGACGCAACATGATTATGTATTCTACAGAAGGTGGAATGGATATTGAAGAAGTGGCAGAACATACGCCACACTTAATTTTTACTGAAGAAATTGATCCATCAGTTGGATTACAAGGTTTTCAAGCAAGAAGAATTGCTTTTAACTTAGGCCTTTCAGGAAATGCTTTCAAAGAAATGGTAAAATTCATCGATTCATTATACAATGCTTATATTGGTTCTGATGCTTCTATGTTTGAAATCAACCCAGTTTTGAAAACTTCGGATGATAAAATTTTAGCTGTAGATGCTAAAGTAAATATCGATGATAATGCTTTATACAGACAAAAGAAATATGCTGATATGCGTGACGTTCGTGAGGAAAATCCAATCGAAGTTGAAGCAAAAGAAGTAGGATTGAACTATGTAGATCTTGACGGTACAGTAGGATGTATGGTGAATGGTGCAGGTCTTGCAATGGCAACTATGGATTTAATTAAGTATGCTGGTTTTGAACCTGCAAACTTCCTTGACGTAGGTGGAACTGCTGATGCAAAACGTGTGGAAACTGCTTTTCGTATTATCTTGAAAGATCCAAACGTAAAAGCAATCTTAATCAATATTTTTGGTGGAATCGTTCGTTGTGACCGTGTGGCACAAGGAGTTGTTGATGCATACAAAAATATGGGAGATGCTATAAAAGTGCCAATTATTGTTCGTTTGCAAGGTACTAATGCTGCTATCGCAAAAGAATTAATTGATAATTCTGGAATGCCAATTTTATCTGCTGTTGAATTCCAAGAAGCAGCTGATCAAGTTAAAGCGGCGCTTTCTTAA